A part of Bacteroidia bacterium genomic DNA contains:
- a CDS encoding DUF2809 domain-containing protein, translating into MTRNRFYYFLLILITIGAGLLSRSRFIPECIYPYLGDVLYTVMYYFIAGFMFPTMKPIKVAILSMGFCYAIEFTQLCKADWIMALRSYKLGGLILGYGFRWSDLVCYAIGGFGGMAMEKMCRKSVYLFEQKSGNE; encoded by the coding sequence ATGACCCGCAACCGTTTTTACTATTTCTTGCTCATACTCATTACCATCGGGGCAGGGTTGTTGTCCCGGTCGAGGTTTATTCCCGAATGCATATATCCTTATCTGGGAGATGTGTTATATACGGTTATGTACTATTTTATTGCGGGATTTATGTTTCCGACAATGAAACCTATAAAAGTAGCCATACTCAGTATGGGTTTTTGTTATGCGATAGAGTTTACGCAACTCTGTAAGGCAGACTGGATCATGGCGTTGAGGAGTTATAAGCTGGGCGGGCTGATATTGGGGTATGGATTCAGATGGAGCGATTTGGTGTGTTATGCTATTGGAGGATTTGGGGGGATGGCAATGGAAAAAATGTGCAGAAAATCTGTATATTTGTTTGAGCAAAAATCCGGAAATGAGTGA
- a CDS encoding Rpn family recombination-promoting nuclease/putative transposase yields MSEIAEKYINPFTDFGFKKLFGEEPNKDLLLDFLNELLKEQEGPIKDLTYLKNEHIGSRDADRRAIFDLYCENERGEKFIVELQKSKQNFFKDRALYYSTFPIREQAKKADWNYELKSVYTIAILDFVFEEDKSEMGKYRYDVKLTDIETCKVFYDKLTFIYLEMPKFQKSIDELETRFDKWLYVLRNLNRLDRIPEKLREKIFERLFEVAEIAKFSRAELLSYEDSLKYYRDLKNSLDLAREEGKIEGKIEGKIEGKMEGKMEVVIKGAAEGLSTEVLVVLTGLTKAQIEKILSER; encoded by the coding sequence ATGAGTGAGATAGCAGAGAAATATATAAACCCTTTTACAGACTTTGGATTTAAGAAATTATTTGGGGAGGAGCCAAACAAAGATTTGTTGCTGGACTTTCTCAACGAACTGCTCAAAGAGCAGGAGGGCCCAATTAAAGACCTGACCTATCTGAAGAATGAGCATATTGGGTCTCGGGATGCTGACCGTCGGGCTATTTTTGACTTATACTGCGAAAATGAACGAGGAGAAAAATTCATTGTCGAGTTGCAAAAATCCAAGCAGAACTTTTTCAAAGACCGGGCACTTTACTATTCGACTTTTCCGATTCGTGAACAGGCGAAAAAGGCTGACTGGAATTACGAACTTAAGTCTGTGTACACGATTGCGATTCTGGATTTTGTCTTTGAGGAGGATAAGTCAGAAATGGGAAAATACCGTTATGATGTAAAGCTGACGGATATAGAAACTTGCAAGGTTTTCTACGATAAACTCACGTTTATATATCTGGAGATGCCCAAATTCCAGAAGAGTATAGATGAACTCGAAACCCGGTTTGATAAGTGGCTGTACGTGTTGAGAAACCTAAATCGCCTGGATCGGATCCCCGAAAAGTTGAGAGAAAAAATATTTGAGCGATTATTTGAAGTTGCTGAAATAGCTAAATTTAGCAGAGCGGAGTTATTGTCCTATGAAGACAGTTTGAAATACTACCGGGATTTGAAAAACTCCTTAGACCTGGCAAGAGAAGAAGGGAAGATTGAGGGAAAAATTGAAGGGAAGATTGAGGGAAAGATGGAAGGAAAGATGGAGGTTGTGATAAAAGGCGCAGCAGAGGGCCTGTCTACAGAGGTGTTAGTCGTGTTAACCGGCCTTACTAAGGCTCAAATAGAAAAAATCCTTTCTGAGAGATAG
- a CDS encoding SusC/RagA family TonB-linked outer membrane protein, with the protein MKKRYLTTIFWVLGLFFSLPLSSSAQDKTITITGTVVSASDNVPLPASRIIIKGSSTGVLADSEGKYSIDANTGDILVFSYLGFISQEATVLTSSTLNIALVENDAKLDEVVITGYGNQSRAKLTTSVSKLNPRILETSTRSNAGTALQGTIAGLRVTNITGQPGSTPQIILRGGTNFDGTGSPLILVDGIPSSFYALNSDDIESIEVLKDAAATAIYGARSANGVILVTTKTGKVGKSSINYKFKYSSNNERNDQQYVDAEDFINYNRQGIAWYREAANLPNQFGAFLTGSNAAGTGNNTTNSPFTTQLLTPDNRYLLNQPGWQSIPDILDPSQEILFYNNTSVGDRIYQTSTTKDHYLSFDGGNENGSYYLGLGFLDNDGLILGSGFKRYSGKFSGSYKVTDRVKVNSNILYSHSNLNLSPLGDDATVFRRFQGQPNTSRTYDNNPDGTLSDIYSTGQNQGFGNPLYYQDKFVRDNLEQRLAASVGLDWDILDNLTLSVDASHFAINNHNSSFNKAYRRGSTTTNPLITGREASVSLDRTLREQLTGTLNYRKEIGKHNFNVLAGTEYFKDNFFTTSAGTRNSPTDLITTLNAGAEANGIPTSFETEYIIVSTFGRFLYDFDNKYLLGFTFRNDGSSRLGNNKFGFFPGVSFGYNLHNEKFFQESSVSKVVSKIKPRVSYGVNGNQDILSNYGVYGAYGSQGVYNGQTGYANSTLPTLGLLWEKATTFNVGLDVSFFNDRLSFITDIYSRDIKDKLANLTLPYYTGFSSILTNNGSIRNKGIELEVNGDIIRNNDFTWSAGATVTRNRNFVTKLPENDNELNRQGGSLIWNPETGKEEWVGGLQEGQRVGSDLVVAYMQEGVYANQEAADADNAITDQLVPGFSANQRWAGDVKWADINNDGIINDLDRKVIGRTTPDLIGGLFTNLRYKGFNLYVKTDFATGYLVWNHIRNKSYAQTQGNLNQPVEVLDSWTPTNTDTDWPRFVFVNGTKNVWRGSESTASLQTQGNSQFWEKGDYLALREVSFSYDVPSKYFKETFKNLSVYVTGSNLHYFKSMRGDTPEIGGVQFGAFPLPKTFTVGANLTF; encoded by the coding sequence ATGAAAAAAAGGTACTTAACTACCATCTTTTGGGTGTTGGGGTTGTTTTTTAGCCTGCCGCTTTCGAGTTCAGCGCAGGACAAAACAATTACAATCACAGGAACAGTTGTTTCCGCTAGTGATAATGTTCCCTTACCGGCATCACGCATCATAATCAAGGGATCTTCAACCGGAGTATTGGCTGATTCTGAAGGAAAATACAGCATTGATGCAAATACTGGGGATATTTTGGTGTTTAGCTATTTGGGATTCATTTCGCAAGAAGCGACCGTTTTGACCTCATCCACTTTGAATATAGCGCTTGTTGAAAATGATGCTAAGCTTGATGAGGTTGTGATAACGGGTTATGGCAACCAATCGAGAGCGAAATTAACCACATCCGTATCAAAACTGAACCCCCGGATTTTGGAAACCTCGACGAGATCCAATGCAGGAACCGCGCTGCAAGGCACAATCGCAGGTCTGAGGGTTACAAATATTACGGGGCAGCCCGGCTCTACGCCGCAAATTATTTTGCGTGGTGGAACTAATTTTGATGGTACAGGATCTCCTTTGATTTTGGTAGATGGTATTCCAAGTTCATTTTATGCCTTAAATTCAGACGATATTGAATCTATTGAAGTGTTAAAGGATGCCGCAGCAACGGCCATCTATGGAGCAAGATCTGCCAATGGGGTTATTTTGGTAACCACTAAAACTGGCAAGGTTGGAAAATCTTCTATTAACTATAAGTTTAAATACAGCAGCAATAATGAAAGAAATGACCAGCAGTATGTTGATGCTGAAGATTTTATCAACTACAACAGACAGGGGATTGCATGGTATCGGGAGGCGGCCAATCTGCCTAATCAATTTGGTGCTTTTTTAACTGGGTCGAATGCTGCCGGAACGGGGAACAATACAACCAATTCTCCATTTACCACACAACTGTTGACGCCTGACAACCGATATTTGTTGAATCAACCCGGATGGCAGTCTATTCCTGATATTTTAGATCCCAGTCAGGAAATCCTATTTTATAATAATACAAGTGTTGGTGATCGAATCTATCAAACCAGCACTACAAAAGATCATTATTTATCTTTTGACGGAGGTAACGAAAATGGTTCTTATTATCTGGGATTAGGGTTTTTAGATAATGATGGATTGATTTTGGGTTCTGGTTTTAAAAGATACTCAGGTAAGTTTAGTGGGTCTTATAAGGTTACAGATCGGGTAAAAGTCAACTCAAATATCTTGTACTCGCATTCTAACTTAAATTTAAGTCCTTTGGGCGATGATGCAACCGTGTTCAGGAGGTTTCAAGGCCAGCCAAATACCTCAAGAACTTATGACAACAACCCTGATGGCACTTTATCAGATATTTATAGTACGGGCCAAAATCAAGGTTTTGGTAACCCTTTATACTACCAGGATAAGTTTGTCCGAGATAATTTAGAACAACGTCTGGCAGCTTCGGTTGGCCTTGACTGGGATATTCTTGACAACTTAACCTTGTCGGTCGATGCAAGTCATTTTGCAATCAATAACCACAACTCTAGCTTTAATAAAGCCTATAGAAGGGGAAGTACTACAACTAATCCTCTGATTACAGGCAGGGAGGCTTCCGTGAGTTTAGACAGAACCCTGAGAGAGCAGCTGACAGGTACCTTAAATTATAGAAAAGAAATCGGCAAGCATAATTTTAATGTATTGGCTGGAACTGAATATTTTAAGGATAATTTTTTCACTACATCGGCGGGGACAAGAAATTCGCCAACAGATTTGATTACCACACTGAATGCAGGTGCCGAAGCGAATGGTATTCCTACAAGCTTTGAAACGGAATATATAATCGTTTCTACATTTGGCAGATTTTTGTATGATTTTGACAATAAATATCTACTGGGCTTTACCTTCAGAAATGATGGCTCGTCCCGACTGGGAAATAATAAGTTTGGCTTTTTCCCAGGCGTATCTTTTGGCTATAATCTGCACAATGAAAAATTCTTTCAGGAATCTTCTGTCAGCAAGGTAGTTTCAAAGATAAAACCACGGGTAAGCTATGGTGTAAATGGCAACCAGGATATATTAAGCAATTATGGTGTTTATGGAGCCTATGGAAGCCAGGGCGTTTATAATGGACAAACGGGTTATGCCAACTCCACACTGCCTACTTTGGGCCTGTTGTGGGAAAAAGCAACCACCTTTAACGTGGGACTAGACGTGTCATTTTTTAATGACAGACTTTCATTTATCACCGACATTTACTCAAGAGATATTAAGGATAAGCTGGCAAATCTTACCTTGCCCTATTACACTGGGTTTAGTAGTATATTGACGAATAACGGAAGCATTAGAAATAAGGGGATTGAGTTAGAGGTAAATGGGGATATAATCCGGAATAACGATTTTACCTGGAGTGCTGGTGCCACCGTTACAAGAAATAGAAACTTCGTAACCAAACTTCCTGAAAATGATAATGAATTAAACCGGCAGGGAGGTTCGCTGATTTGGAACCCTGAGACGGGTAAAGAAGAATGGGTAGGCGGCCTGCAGGAAGGGCAACGCGTAGGTAGCGATCTTGTAGTTGCTTATATGCAAGAAGGTGTTTATGCCAACCAGGAAGCCGCGGATGCAGACAATGCAATTACTGATCAACTGGTGCCGGGATTTAGTGCAAATCAGCGTTGGGCAGGGGATGTGAAATGGGCTGACATTAATAATGATGGCATTATCAATGACCTGGACAGAAAGGTAATCGGGCGTACTACGCCAGATTTGATAGGGGGCCTATTTACGAATCTGAGATACAAAGGCTTCAATTTATATGTTAAAACAGATTTTGCTACCGGGTATTTGGTTTGGAACCATATCAGAAATAAGTCTTACGCCCAAACGCAAGGAAATTTAAATCAACCAGTAGAAGTGCTGGACTCCTGGACGCCAACCAATACTGATACAGACTGGCCGCGTTTTGTTTTTGTGAATGGTACAAAAAATGTTTGGAGAGGTAGTGAATCCACAGCTAGTTTGCAAACTCAGGGGAATAGCCAGTTCTGGGAAAAAGGAGATTATTTAGCATTAAGAGAAGTCTCCTTTAGCTATGATGTTCCCTCAAAGTATTTTAAGGAAACCTTCAAAAACCTGAGTGTTTATGTAACCGGTAGCAATTTGCACTACTTTAAAAGTATGCGTGGTGATACCCCCGAAATTGGTGGTGTGCAATTTGGCGCTTTCCCTCTTCCCAAAACATTTACCGTAGGTGCAAACCTGACATTTTAA
- a CDS encoding RagB/SusD family nutrient uptake outer membrane protein, translating to MKKYLFIIVAAVIFSSCANELDLVAPSELTASGFWDTEEGAITAHTGMYANLRSQAGNFWLLGEMRSDIWGGRTFESPFDISLIESNITVTTAPFGGWAGLYTNIHRINDFLVNVPNVSFVNEGDKNHMLGQAYGLRALYYYTLLKTWGDVPIILEPLTTIDPSALSKARSSQSEVMNLIKADLAASLSAFGSDESFFQGTRIYWSKAATLALKGDVYIWSGNLLGGGAADFAEAKAALQEIASLGISLAPTISDLWGVGKETNNEFIFAVQYKRDEASNVYNSLTGRALEINPTYDDMGGSMASFVIAGANRYGQSEKTLLLLDDNNDSRKAATFIRLYVDDNGGAGYPSYNEPTYFGSVFNKFLGQVIGSDRVFENDVPVYRYADVLLLLAEAKNLLGEDPSGEINAIRERAYGANYDVAIHGYVNGSQIENANAILDERYKEFIGEGKRWWDLRRAGSSFVIDNISFLNPGDEYKLLLPITTDMIGRNPALVQTPGYN from the coding sequence ATGAAGAAATATCTATTTATTATAGTCGCTGCGGTTATCTTCAGTTCATGTGCAAATGAGCTTGATTTAGTAGCCCCTAGTGAATTGACAGCTTCTGGATTCTGGGATACCGAAGAAGGAGCCATAACTGCCCATACCGGCATGTATGCAAACTTAAGATCACAAGCAGGAAACTTTTGGTTGTTAGGTGAAATGAGGAGTGATATTTGGGGAGGCCGAACCTTCGAGTCCCCTTTTGATATCTCCTTGATAGAATCGAATATTACGGTCACCACCGCACCTTTTGGCGGGTGGGCAGGGTTATACACAAATATTCACAGGATCAATGATTTTTTGGTAAATGTACCCAATGTGAGTTTTGTGAATGAAGGAGATAAAAACCATATGTTGGGTCAGGCCTATGGGTTAAGAGCGTTGTACTATTATACACTGTTAAAGACCTGGGGTGACGTGCCAATCATTTTGGAGCCTTTAACCACTATAGACCCCTCTGCATTAAGCAAAGCAAGATCCTCGCAAAGCGAAGTGATGAACTTAATAAAAGCAGATCTGGCTGCCTCTCTCAGTGCCTTTGGCTCAGATGAAAGTTTTTTTCAAGGTACCAGAATATATTGGTCGAAAGCCGCTACCCTCGCGCTTAAAGGAGATGTATACATCTGGTCCGGAAATCTGCTGGGAGGGGGGGCTGCCGATTTTGCGGAAGCAAAAGCCGCGCTGCAGGAAATTGCATCGCTGGGGATAAGCCTGGCACCAACTATCTCCGATTTGTGGGGGGTGGGAAAAGAGACAAACAATGAGTTTATTTTTGCTGTTCAATATAAACGAGATGAGGCTTCTAATGTCTACAATAGCCTGACCGGCAGGGCGTTGGAAATTAACCCTACGTATGATGATATGGGTGGCTCTATGGCCAGTTTTGTTATCGCCGGGGCTAACAGATATGGTCAATCCGAAAAAACCTTGTTGCTGCTGGATGACAATAACGACAGCCGTAAAGCGGCTACCTTTATTCGGTTGTATGTCGATGACAATGGCGGTGCCGGTTATCCTTCCTATAACGAACCTACCTATTTTGGCTCTGTGTTTAATAAGTTTTTAGGTCAGGTAATTGGTTCTGATCGCGTATTTGAAAATGACGTGCCTGTATATCGATATGCAGATGTACTCCTGCTTTTAGCTGAAGCTAAAAACCTTCTGGGTGAAGATCCCTCAGGAGAGATAAACGCGATAAGGGAAAGAGCTTATGGTGCAAATTATGATGTAGCCATACATGGGTATGTTAATGGCTCGCAAATAGAGAATGCCAACGCCATTTTAGATGAGCGTTATAAGGAGTTTATTGGTGAGGGTAAACGCTGGTGGGATCTGAGAAGAGCGGGTAGTAGTTTTGTGATTGACAATATAAGCTTTCTAAACCCCGGCGATGAATATAAACTTCTATTACCCATTACAACCGATATGATTGGCAGAAATCCTGCGTTGGTTCAAACTCCCGGGTATAATTAA
- a CDS encoding dihydrodipicolinate synthase family protein translates to MRLKHLIAATYAPMKKDASLNPDIIGAYGNFLQNNKVAGAFINGSTGDFASLTVEERKLIVDAWSQNKPDGFQIINHVGHTSLNVAMDLTTHAANKVDAIAALAPFYFRLNSMAKLVEYCASIAACAPDLPFYYYHIPDLSGADFRMIDFMGVASKVIPNFAGLKFTKNNLIDYKYCLDFQDQAYDVLFGVDEIFISSLPLGAKGWVGSTYNHLAPLYYKIKELVEQSDLEQAAALQAKAMRFVDSLNAKGGFNGVAKGYMKILGIDCGPSRFPHTTLTDEAYLEISKELNAMGLSPYMCK, encoded by the coding sequence TTGAGATTAAAACATTTAATCGCTGCCACCTACGCCCCAATGAAGAAAGATGCTTCATTGAATCCTGATATTATAGGAGCTTATGGCAATTTTCTGCAAAACAATAAAGTAGCAGGTGCTTTTATCAATGGATCTACCGGGGATTTTGCGTCATTGACCGTAGAAGAGCGCAAGCTCATCGTAGATGCCTGGTCCCAAAATAAGCCCGATGGTTTTCAAATCATAAACCATGTAGGGCATACCAGCCTGAACGTAGCAATGGATTTGACTACCCACGCGGCCAATAAGGTGGATGCGATTGCTGCATTAGCGCCCTTTTATTTTAGACTGAACAGCATGGCGAAATTGGTCGAATATTGCGCGTCTATTGCTGCCTGCGCTCCTGATTTGCCATTCTATTACTACCATATTCCCGATTTATCAGGGGCAGATTTTCGTATGATTGATTTTATGGGTGTAGCTTCAAAGGTAATTCCCAATTTTGCAGGATTAAAATTTACCAAAAACAATTTAATCGATTATAAATACTGTCTTGATTTTCAAGATCAGGCTTATGATGTTCTTTTTGGTGTTGATGAAATTTTTATCTCAAGTTTGCCTTTAGGTGCTAAAGGATGGGTTGGCAGTACGTACAATCACCTGGCCCCTTTATATTATAAAATCAAGGAGTTGGTTGAACAGAGTGATCTTGAGCAGGCCGCTGCATTGCAGGCAAAAGCTATGCGGTTTGTTGACAGTTTAAACGCTAAAGGAGGTTTTAACGGCGTCGCTAAAGGTTATATGAAAATATTAGGTATCGATTGTGGACCCAGTCGGTTTCCCCACACGACATTGACCGATGAGGCATACCTGGAAATCAGCAAAGAACTCAATGCGATGGGCCTGTCTCCGTATATGTGTAAATAA
- a CDS encoding GntR family transcriptional regulator, with the protein MAKLTNLEPLSNLSLVDKVEIRLRQYIKENSLKIGDSIPKELELAEALGVSRTVIREAILRLRTIGMIESKKHKGMVLTQPDIIHNFGKVLESNLLGEDTLRDIFELRLILEMGMADLLFARKTEKDIEELLEIVSHEDDNGVDSTIFTLEYEVAFHGKLYQISNNSTLQRFQDLLLPVFQYVHAHKLPDENKFVYSSGKFISHRDLLNHLMNGTPESFRIGMRQHLEPHFERVLTGFKS; encoded by the coding sequence ATGGCGAAATTGACAAACTTAGAACCTCTTTCAAACCTGTCTCTAGTCGATAAAGTCGAAATCCGTTTAAGGCAATATATAAAGGAGAACAGCCTGAAAATAGGGGATTCCATACCCAAAGAATTAGAGTTGGCGGAGGCATTGGGAGTGAGTCGAACGGTTATCAGGGAAGCTATATTAAGGCTCAGGACAATCGGGATGATCGAATCAAAAAAGCATAAGGGTATGGTCCTTACGCAGCCTGACATTATACATAATTTTGGGAAAGTACTTGAGTCTAATTTATTAGGCGAGGACACGCTCCGCGATATTTTTGAATTGCGGTTAATCCTTGAAATGGGTATGGCTGATTTATTATTTGCCAGAAAAACAGAAAAAGATATAGAGGAATTATTAGAAATCGTTTCTCACGAAGACGATAACGGAGTTGACTCCACTATTTTTACGTTGGAGTATGAAGTAGCCTTTCACGGAAAGTTGTATCAAATATCGAACAATAGCACTTTACAGCGATTTCAGGATCTTTTATTGCCGGTTTTCCAATACGTTCATGCTCATAAGTTACCAGATGAAAACAAATTTGTGTATTCCTCCGGTAAATTTATTTCACACAGAGACTTATTAAACCATTTAATGAATGGCACGCCAGAGTCTTTTCGAATAGGTATGAGGCAACATTTAGAACCGCATTTTGAGCGGGTACTGACAGGCTTTAAATCCTGA
- a CDS encoding sialidase family protein: MKKHTAWILMIVFACFVHAQAQIHPIAEGVKVYQNLFYKSMNDSVACYRIPSIVTAPNGDLVVAIDERVPSCGDLKWSKDINIIVRRSSDNGKTWSDVETVVNFPFGKSASDPSMIVDKITREIFLFYNYMDLDAEKDIYYLHVVKSLDNGKTWSKPQDITSQITKPEWHTDFKFITSGRGIQTKSGRLLHCMVNLTNGMHIFGSDDHGKTWFFIDTPIIPADESKIIELADGTWMVNARVNDKKGVRYVHTSSDDGKTWATRAESQLMDPGCNASIIRYTAVADGYEKNRLLFSNAKSENGRTNMTVRISYDEGKTWSEGKTIYSGSAAYSSLTVLKNGDIGLFFEKDEYSENVFTSFSLKWLTDKKDRYKRPKPEK; the protein is encoded by the coding sequence ATGAAAAAGCATACCGCATGGATCCTGATGATTGTTTTTGCTTGTTTTGTACATGCACAAGCGCAAATACATCCAATCGCCGAAGGCGTAAAAGTTTATCAGAATCTGTTTTACAAGTCTATGAATGATTCGGTAGCCTGTTACCGCATTCCGTCAATCGTAACTGCTCCCAACGGGGATTTGGTCGTCGCAATTGACGAACGCGTGCCTTCGTGTGGCGATCTGAAATGGAGCAAAGACATCAATATCATTGTGAGGCGAAGCTCCGATAATGGCAAAACCTGGTCAGACGTAGAAACCGTAGTTAATTTCCCTTTTGGGAAATCGGCTTCCGATCCTTCCATGATCGTTGACAAAATCACTCGGGAAATCTTCCTTTTCTACAATTATATGGATCTGGATGCCGAAAAGGACATTTATTATTTACACGTAGTGAAGAGTCTGGACAATGGAAAAACCTGGAGTAAACCTCAAGACATTACTTCTCAAATTACTAAACCTGAATGGCATACAGATTTTAAATTCATCACATCTGGCCGTGGTATTCAAACGAAAAGTGGCCGGCTGTTGCATTGTATGGTGAATCTGACCAACGGCATGCATATATTTGGTAGTGATGACCACGGCAAAACCTGGTTTTTTATTGACACACCAATTATACCTGCCGATGAATCCAAAATCATTGAGCTCGCCGACGGAACCTGGATGGTCAATGCCCGGGTAAATGATAAAAAAGGGGTGAGATATGTGCATACTTCTTCCGATGATGGAAAAACCTGGGCGACCCGGGCGGAATCTCAATTAATGGATCCGGGCTGCAATGCAAGTATTATTCGCTACACGGCGGTAGCCGATGGATATGAAAAAAACCGCCTGTTGTTTTCTAATGCCAAGTCCGAAAATGGCCGCACAAACATGACGGTTCGCATCAGTTATGATGAGGGGAAAACCTGGAGCGAAGGGAAAACCATCTATTCCGGCAGCGCGGCCTATTCATCGCTAACGGTATTAAAAAATGGAGATATTGGCTTATTCTTCGAAAAAGATGAATATTCTGAAAACGTTTTTACAAGCTTTTCTTTAAAATGGCTTACTGATAAAAAGGACAGATACAAAAGACCAAAGCCGGAAAAATGA